The window CTCCCCCGCGTCCGAGGGCAAGGACGGCGGCGACAAGCCGTCCATCTGGCCGCATGTGGAGGAGCGGATCGCGGACCTCGTCCAGGCGCACCGCTCGACGATCGTGTTCGCCAACTCCCGCCGGCTCGCCGAGCGACTCTGCAACCGGCTCAACGAGATCGCGTACGAGCGCGCCACGGGCGAGAAGCTGCCCGAGGACGCCCCTCCGGCCGAGATCATGGCCCAGTCGGGGGCCGCGCGGGGCGCCCCGCCGGTGCTGGCCCGCGCGCACCACGGCTCGGTGTCGAAGGAACAGCGGGCGCTGGTCGAGGAGGACCTCAAGGCGGGCCGGCTGCCGGCCGTGGTCGCCACGTCCAGCCTGGAACTGGGCATCGACATGGGCGCGGTGGACCTGGTGGTGCAGGTCGAGTCCCCGCCGTCGGTGGCGTCCGGGCTCCAGCGCGTGGGCCGCGCCGGACACCAGGTGGGCGCCGTCTCCACCGGTGTGGTCTTCCCCAAGTACCGGGGGGACCTGGTGCAGGCGGCGGTGGTCACCGAGCGGATGCGCACCGGTGCGATCGAGGCGCTGCGCGTCCCGTCCAATCCGCTCGACGTGCTGGCCCAGCAGCTGGTGGCGATGACGGCCATGGACACCTGGCAACTGGACGACCTGCTGGCCCTGGTGCGGCGGGCCGCGCCGTTCGCGGCGCTGCCCGACTCGGCGTTCACGTCGGTCCTGGACATGCTGGCGGGCCGCTACCCGTCGGACGCGTTCGCCGAACTGCGACCGCGCGTGGTGTGGGACCGGGTCGCCGGGACGATCACCGGCCGGCCGGGCGCCCAGCGGCTGGCGGTCACCTCCGGCGGCACGATCCCGGACCGGGGCCTGTTCGGCGTCTTCCTCGCGGGCGCGGACCCGAAGAAGGGCGGCGGCCGGGTCGGTGAGCTCGACGAGGAGATGGTCTACGAGTCGCGCGTCGGGGACGTCTTCACCCTGGGCACCAGTTCCTGGCGGATCGAGGACATCACCCGGGACCGGGTCCTGGTGTCGCCCGCCCCGGGGGTTCCCGGCCGGCTGCCCTTCTGGAAGGGCGACCAACTGGGCCGCCCCCTCGAACTGGGCCGCGCCGTCGGCGCGTTCCTGCGCGAGCTGGGGGCCCTGAGCGACGAGGACGCCAGGCTGCGCCTCCTGGCCGCCGGCCTGGACGTCTGGGCCTCGGACAACGTCCTCGCGTACCTCTCCGAGCAGCGCGAGGCCTGCGGCCACGTGCCCGACGACCGCACCATCGTGGTGGAGCGGTTCCGTGACGAGCTCGGGGACTGGCGGGTCGTGGTCCACTCCCCCTTCGGTGCGCAGGTGCACGCCCCGTGGGCGCTCGCCCTCGGCGCCCGCCTCGCCGAGCGGTACGGGATGGACGCGCAGGTCATGCACGCCGACGACGGGATCGTGCTGCGCCTGCCGGACGCCGACCTGCTGAGCATGGACCTGCTGGACCACGACCCCGCGCAGCCCGACCGCTCCTTCGAGTTCGACGACGAGAAGGCGCCGCTGGGCGCCGCCGACGTCGCCTTCGACCACGGCGACATCAACCAGATCGTCACCGACCAGGTGGGCGGCTCGGCCCTGTTCGCCTCCCGGTTCCGCGAGTGCGCCGCCCGCGCCCTGCTGTTGCCGCGCCGCAATCCGGGCAAGCGCACCCCGCTGTGGCAGCAGCGCCAGCGCGCCTCGCAACTCCTCCAGGTGGCCTCGGAGTTCGGGTCCTTCCCGATCGTGCTGGAAGCGGTACGGGAATGCCTCCAGGACGTCTTCGACGTGCCCGGCCTGACCGAGCTGATGGGGGACATCGAGGCGCGCCGGGTCCGTCTGGTCGAGGTGACCACGGCCGAGCCCTCGCCGTTCGCCCGTTCCCTCCTCTTCGGCTACGTCGCCCAGTTCCTGTACGAGGGCGACTCCCCGCTGGCCGAGCGCAGTGCCGCCGCGCTCTCGCTGGACTCCCGGCTGCTCGCCGAACTCCTCGGCCAGGCGGAGCTGCGCGAATTGCTCGACGCCTCGGTGCTGGAGGAGTTGGAGCGCGAGCTCCAGTGGCTCACCGGGGACCGCCGGGCCAAGGACGTCGAGTCGGTGGCCGACCTGCTGCGCATGCTGGGCCCGCTGACCGACGCCGAACTGGTCGAGCGCGGCGCCGAGTCGTCCTGGGGAGGTGAACTCGCCGCCGCCCGCCGGGCCATCCGGGTACGGATCGGCGGAGCCGAGCACTGGGCCGCGATCGAGGACGCCGGCCGGCTCCGCGACGCCCTGGGCACCGCGCTCCCGGTCGGGGTCCCCGAGGCGTTCACCGAACCGGTCAAGGACCCGCTCGGTGACCTCCTGGCCCGGTACGCCCGCACCCACGGCCCGTTCACCACGGCCGCGGCCGCCGCCCGCCTCGGCCTGGGCGGGGCCGTCACCGACGGCGCCCTGCACCGGCTCGCCGCGTCGGGCCGGGTGGTCCAGGGCGAGTTCCATCCGGCCGGCATCGGTCAGGAGTGGTGCGACGCGGCCGTGCTGCGCCGGCTGCGACGCCGCTCGCTGGCCGCGCTCCGGCAGGAACTGGAACCCGTGCCGCCGACGGCGCTGGCCACGTTCCTGCCGCAGTGGCAGCACCTGGGCGGGACCCTGCGCGGGATCGACGGCCTGGCCCGGGCGGTGGAGCAGCTCCAGGGGGCCCCGGTGCCGGCCTCCGCGCTGGAGCGCCTGATCCTGCCCTCCCGGGTCGCGGGCTACTCCCCGACCCTGCTGGACGAACTGACCACCACCGGCGAGGTGATCTGGGCCGGCGCCGGGGCGCTGCCCGGCAAGGACGGCTGGGTGTCCCTCTACCTCGCGGAGACGGCGCCCCTGCTGCTCCCGCCGGCCCATCCGCTGGAGACGACCCCGATCCACCAGGCCGTCCTGGACGCCCTCTCGGGCGGGTACGGCCTGTTCTTCCGCCAGCTCACCGAGGCCGTGCGCGCCGGGCACCCCGCGGTCTTCGACGCCGAACTGTCCTCCGCCGTCTGGGATCTGGCCTGGTCGGGCCGGCTGACCAACGACACCCTGGCCCCGCTGCGGTCCCTGTTGGGTTCGGGCCGCACGGCGGGCGCCACCGCCCATCGCGCCCGGCGCACCGTCCCGCGCGGCCGCTACGGCACCCTCGGCGCCACCGTGTCCCGTACGGGCCCGCCCACCGTCTCGGGCCGCTGGTCCCTCCTGCCGACGCACGCCCCGGACCCCACCCACCGGGCCCACGCCCTGGCCCGCACCCTGCTGGACCGGCACGGGGTCGTCACCCGGGGCGCGGTCGCGGCGGAGGGGGTGCAGGGCGGCTTCAGCGCGGTCTACCGGGTCCTGTCGGCCTTCGAGGACAGCGGTCAGGCCCGCCGGGGCTACGTGGTCGAGGGGCTGGGCGCGGCCCAGTTCGCGATGGACGGCGCGGTGGACCGGCTGCGGGCGGCCGAGCGCACCCCGCCTCCCCTGGCGGCGGTGGTCCTGGCCGCGGCCGACCCGGCGAACGCGTACGGCGCGGCCCTGCCCTGGCCGGAGCCCCCGGCCGACGCCACCCACAAGCCGGGCCGCAAGGCGGGCTCCCTCGTGGTGCTGGTCGACGGCGAACTCACCCTGTATCTGGAGCGGGGCGGCAAGACCCTGCTGGCCTGGCCGCCGGCGGAGGATCCGCGCCTCGCGGCGGCGACGGCCGCGCTCGTCGCGGCCTCGCGCGCGAGTACCGTCCCCGACCTGACGGTGGAGCGGATCAACGCCGCCCCGGCCCTGACCTCGCCCCTGGGGCCGGCCCTGGAGGCGGCCGGCTTCCACGCGACCCCGCGGGGCCTGCGGCTGCGCAACTGATCTCCACGGAACGGACCCAAGTGTGCCGCTTTTGTATTGAACACGTCACGAGACCCCGTTCGACCTGGTGATCGCGGCCTTTCGTGCGTTATCAAGATCGCATAAGGCATCGCGTTCGACGCGACGCCCGACGCACATCCAGATGCCCGACGCACATTCATGGGGGACGAGAACAGTGAGCACCATAGGCACGCGCGGAACCGCCGTCGGCTTCATCGGCCTGGCGGTCGTCGGCCTGGCCCTGACCGGCTGCAAGAGCGGCAACGAGGAGCAGGCCCCGGCACCGGCCTCCCCGTCCGCCGCGCAGCCCTCCAAGCCCGCACAGCCCGACACGAGCGCCACCCCGCCGGCCGGCGGCGGCGACGTACCGGCCCCCGGGACCGCGGGCACCGCCAAGTCCGGTCAGAGCTTCAAGATCGGCGAGGCGGCCACCGTGCCGTTCAAGTACGGCACGGACAAGGCCGGCACCATCGCCCTCACCGTGACCGGCATCGAGCAGGGCCAGGCCGCCGACCTCGCCGCGCTCAAGCTCGGCGACAAGGTCAAGGGGATGGTTCCGTACTACATCCGCTACTCGGTCAAGAACGTCGGCACCACCGACCTGTCGCACACCTCCGTGGGCCACATCAAGGGCCTCCTCCCGGACGGCAGCGAGGCCCAGGGCCTCTCGATCATCGGCACGTTCGAGAAGTGCGACGACGACTCGCTGCCGCGCGACTTCACCAACGGCAAGTCGCAGACCAACTGCGCGGTCGCCCTGGCCCCCTCGGCCCAGACCAAGGTGGTCGGCGCCGAGTACTGGGGCGACCCCTACAACTCCCTGAAGGACGGCAAGAGCCTCACCTGGAAGTAGACCCCACCCCGCCCGGGCCCCCGCGACGAACGGCCGCGGGGGCCCGCCGCACGCCGGGGCGCGCAGGAGAATCCCCACCCGGGGGCCGACAATGAGCCCATGCCCGAAGGAGACAGCGTCTGGCGCGCGGCGGCCCGCCTCCACGCGGCCCTGGCCGGGAAGCGGCTCACCCGCTCCGACCTCCGCGTCCCCCGCTTCGCCACCGCCGACCTCACGGGCCGCACCACCCTCGACGTCATCCCCCGCGGCAAGCACCTCCTGGCCCGCTTCGAGGCGGGCGACGGGGACGACGGCCTCACCCTCCACACCCACCTCCGCATGGACGGCGCCTGGCACGTCTTCCCCGCGGCCGCGAAGTGGCACGGGGGCCCCGTCCACGAGATCCGCGCCGTCCTCGGCACCGCCGACTCCACCGCCGTCGGCTACCGCCTCCCCGTCGTGGAACTGATCCGTACCGCCGACGAGGACCGCGTGGTCGGCCACCTCGGCCCCGACCTCCTCGGCCCGGACTGGGACCCCGACCGGGCCGCCGCGAACCTCCTCGCCGCCCCCGACCGCCCGCTCGGCGAGGCCCTCCTCGACCAACGCAACCTGGCCGGCATCGGCAACATCTACAAGTCCGAGCTCTGCTTCCTGGCCCAGGTCACCCCCTGGACACCGGTGGGCGCCCTCCCCGACCCCGAGGTCACGGCCGTCCGCCTCGCCGGGGCCGCGCACCGGCTCCTGCGCGCCAACGTCGGCGAGCGCGGCGGCCGCGACGGCCACCGCAACACCACCGGCAGCCGCCGCCCCGGCCAGGACCTGTTCGTCTACGGCCGCCTCCGCCGG of the Streptomyces sp. NBC_01426 genome contains:
- a CDS encoding ATP-dependent helicase is translated as MSGSALDSFSPATRSWFTGAFDTPTAAQEGAWRAIGAGSDVLVVAPTGSGKTLAAFLAALDRLASVPPPAEPKKRCRVLYVSPLKALAVDVERNLRSPLTGIRQESVRLGSPEPDIRVGIRSGDTPPAERRSLVARPPDILITTPESLFLMLTSAARDALAGVETVILDEVHAVAGTKRGAHLALSLERLDELLPRPARRIGLSATVRPVDEVARYLAPRGKVEIVQPPSTKEFDLSVVVPVQDMGELGGSPASEGKDGGDKPSIWPHVEERIADLVQAHRSTIVFANSRRLAERLCNRLNEIAYERATGEKLPEDAPPAEIMAQSGAARGAPPVLARAHHGSVSKEQRALVEEDLKAGRLPAVVATSSLELGIDMGAVDLVVQVESPPSVASGLQRVGRAGHQVGAVSTGVVFPKYRGDLVQAAVVTERMRTGAIEALRVPSNPLDVLAQQLVAMTAMDTWQLDDLLALVRRAAPFAALPDSAFTSVLDMLAGRYPSDAFAELRPRVVWDRVAGTITGRPGAQRLAVTSGGTIPDRGLFGVFLAGADPKKGGGRVGELDEEMVYESRVGDVFTLGTSSWRIEDITRDRVLVSPAPGVPGRLPFWKGDQLGRPLELGRAVGAFLRELGALSDEDARLRLLAAGLDVWASDNVLAYLSEQREACGHVPDDRTIVVERFRDELGDWRVVVHSPFGAQVHAPWALALGARLAERYGMDAQVMHADDGIVLRLPDADLLSMDLLDHDPAQPDRSFEFDDEKAPLGAADVAFDHGDINQIVTDQVGGSALFASRFRECAARALLLPRRNPGKRTPLWQQRQRASQLLQVASEFGSFPIVLEAVRECLQDVFDVPGLTELMGDIEARRVRLVEVTTAEPSPFARSLLFGYVAQFLYEGDSPLAERSAAALSLDSRLLAELLGQAELRELLDASVLEELERELQWLTGDRRAKDVESVADLLRMLGPLTDAELVERGAESSWGGELAAARRAIRVRIGGAEHWAAIEDAGRLRDALGTALPVGVPEAFTEPVKDPLGDLLARYARTHGPFTTAAAAARLGLGGAVTDGALHRLAASGRVVQGEFHPAGIGQEWCDAAVLRRLRRRSLAALRQELEPVPPTALATFLPQWQHLGGTLRGIDGLARAVEQLQGAPVPASALERLILPSRVAGYSPTLLDELTTTGEVIWAGAGALPGKDGWVSLYLAETAPLLLPPAHPLETTPIHQAVLDALSGGYGLFFRQLTEAVRAGHPAVFDAELSSAVWDLAWSGRLTNDTLAPLRSLLGSGRTAGATAHRARRTVPRGRYGTLGATVSRTGPPTVSGRWSLLPTHAPDPTHRAHALARTLLDRHGVVTRGAVAAEGVQGGFSAVYRVLSAFEDSGQARRGYVVEGLGAAQFAMDGAVDRLRAAERTPPPLAAVVLAAADPANAYGAALPWPEPPADATHKPGRKAGSLVVLVDGELTLYLERGGKTLLAWPPAEDPRLAAATAALVAASRASTVPDLTVERINAAPALTSPLGPALEAAGFHATPRGLRLRN
- a CDS encoding Fpg/Nei family DNA glycosylase; the protein is MPEGDSVWRAAARLHAALAGKRLTRSDLRVPRFATADLTGRTTLDVIPRGKHLLARFEAGDGDDGLTLHTHLRMDGAWHVFPAAAKWHGGPVHEIRAVLGTADSTAVGYRLPVVELIRTADEDRVVGHLGPDLLGPDWDPDRAAANLLAAPDRPLGEALLDQRNLAGIGNIYKSELCFLAQVTPWTPVGALPDPEVTAVRLAGAAHRLLRANVGERGGRDGHRNTTGSRRPGQDLFVYGRLRRPCLRCGTPVREARQDDRPTYWCPSCQSGPTP